In Planctomycetota bacterium, the genomic window TTACTCATATACCAAAAATCCATTATTACATCGCCGGCCGCGTAAAGGTCAGCCGCGTTAACCGTATTTATATCAAGCCGTAAGGCGCCCACTGAATTTAAATTAGGCGTTCCGTTGATAGCTTCGGGATTATTAGTATCAAGCGAAACGAGATTCCAACCAATTGCCAACGATGCCTTGGGTGTGCTCTTATATACATACCATGCCCAGACGGGATAGGCATTAAACAAGAAAACCTCAACACTGCTAACCTTATTTAGCGTAGTCTGGTCTTTAATATATAACCAAACCCTTATGGTTTTGCCTGTCAAATTGATTGCCGTAATATTTTTATACACGGAAAAATCAGTAATACCCGCATTAGTTTTTGTTATATTTATCGCATTCACCTTTTCTTTATAAGTAGTATTATTAACACTGACAATTCCCCAACCATTAACCCATCCGGCAATGGCCTCGCAGCTATCCACCGTTTCCCCATAAGTAGCAGTAAAAACACCCCAGTAGGAAACACCGGCCGGAGCGATATTAGCAGAAATATAAGTCCCATTGGCGGCGTATGGTGCAACTCCATTGGAAAGTACGGCTTCGGTATTATCCGTAGTTGTTACGGTATTGGAAAAAGCTCCCGAAACAAAGGATGTCTCTGCCCATTCATCCGCTAAGATATTACTAACGACCAAACCGAACAAAACGGCAAAACCAACAACAAAAACAGCCTTTTTTATTATCATGTATATCTCCTAACGCATTACACGCAACAACAACAGCAGCCAGCGCCACACCCATCGTCCCAGGCTGCCCAAGTATTACCCCAACTCCAGCTGACAGTATTGGTATGTGTTCCTAAGCGGCCCGGAGCAGTCGGGTCGAAAACCATATCCACAGTATTGGTATGGCTTCTGGCAAACACATCGGCTCCCATTATTCCACCCAATAACCCAAGTGTCAAGCCACCGATTTTTATCACTTTCCCCTTGCTGATACCGCCTTTTTCACTTTTAATAAAATTAATAAGCTTCCTTTTTATCTTCCTTTTTTTAGACTCTTCCATGTAATAATCTCCTTTTCTTACATAAAAACGCGATAGCGAAAGACCTATAATCTTTCCATTTTAAGTATACTTGATTACCATTCTGTTGTCAACTTTTTTTATGAAAAGCGGAAAAATATTTAGCAAAGCCAATTATCAAGCGGCCACGCCGTTTAAAATCTAACGTCTAACAACTATTCCACCCAACACATCCTGTTCATGGTTATATCCGGATTATGCTTTTCCCTAACAGTATTACGGCAATATTGTTTAACCGGGCACAAGCTGCATTTTTTGAATTTATCAGCATTCTTTTTGGCTGGCTCCGTTTTTTTCCACGATTCGTAATGTTTCTGGAAGAAAAGCGGGTTTATTGTTTTTCCCTTGGTGATTTCATTAATCTTAAGAATGGGCTTTTCTACGGCAGATGAACGATAATTTTTATGGGTTATGATTTTTTTGTATTCATCCAAACGTCCCAGTTCATAATAGGCGCGGGCAAACAAATGATGGTATTCCTGAGGCGCGATAATCTCATATTTAAAATTGCAATCCCCGGGCAGTTTATCAAAGAGATTGATTAATCTGATTAAAACATCACGATACTCCAAAGGAGTAAGCATTTTTGACCTAAGTTCAGCTCCTTTTCCTCCTGGCCATAGTAATCCAAAAGTAAAAATATTTACCTGTTTATCTACAAGCAAACTGATGCAATCTTCCAGTTCATCCGAATTAATGCGGGAGAGTGTAAAATTTATCTTGGTTTTTATCCCGGCTTTTTTAAGATGCCTTAAAGCCAGCAAGGTTTGCCTGAAATCCCCGCGTTTTCTTATGTCAT contains:
- a CDS encoding radical SAM protein, which produces MMKNLKLSECKNRTGYSFRWAITNKCEGECKHCNRAGRYFKKDISYNYCLEILASFRTFLLKNNLIGQITFTGGDPLQRKDFFDILEVAYEYKKSGIIDRIGVAGTPLKITPKIAVKLKEFDISFFSLSLDGMEKTHDDIRKRGDFRQTLLALRHLKKAGIKTKINFTLSRINSDELEDCISLLVDKQVNIFTFGLLWPGGKGAELRSKMLTPLEYRDVLIRLINLFDKLPGDCNFKYEIIAPQEYHHLFARAYYELGRLDEYKKIITHKNYRSSAVEKPILKINEITKGKTINPLFFQKHYESWKKTEPAKKNADKFKKCSLCPVKQYCRNTVREKHNPDITMNRMCWVE